In Humulus lupulus chromosome 7, drHumLupu1.1, whole genome shotgun sequence, the following are encoded in one genomic region:
- the LOC133791408 gene encoding secreted RxLR effector protein 161-like, which translates to MEANAKLCAHEGKDLQDGAMYRQLVGSLIYLTLTRPDISYAIGVASRNMQHPKKPHLEAVRRMLRHVKYTINYGLLYKKGDEVKIVGYCDADYAGDHDTRRSTTGYVFKLGSGAISWYRKRQPTVSLSTTEAEYRAATMATQESTWLMHLMKDLHQSTDNAIPLYCDNQFAIRLTENPVFHARTKHVEVHYHFLREKVLQEEIEMQQINTDDQVADIFTKGLSTIKYSKFRTQLNLVKREEA; encoded by the coding sequence ATGGAAGCTAATGCCAAGTTATGCGCGCATGAAGGGAAGGACTTGCAAGATGGAGCAATGTACCGACAACTGGTTGGTAGTCTAATTTATCTAACATTGACTCGACCAGATATCTCGTATGCAATTGGTGTAGCAAGTCGGAATATGCAACACCCAAAAAAACCTCATTTGGAAGCAGTGCGACGAATGCTGAGGCATGTCAAATATACCATTAACTATGGTCTCTTATATAAGAAAGGGGACGAGGTTAAGATAGTTGGATACTGTGATGCTGATTATGCTGGAGATCATGATACCCGTCGATCAACTACTGGGTATGTATTCAAGCTTGGATCTGGAGCTATATCTTGGTATAGAAAAAGGCAACCAACGGTGTCTTTGTCAACCACTGAAGCAGAATATAGAGCAGCAACAATGGCAACTCAGGAAAGTACATGGTTGATGCATCTAATGAAGGATCTACACCAATCTACAGACAATGCAATACCGCTTTATTGTGATAATCAATTTGCTATTCGCTTAACAGAAAATCCAGTATTTCATGCAAGGACAAAGCACGTGGAAGTGCATTATCATTTTTTGAGAGAAAAAGTGCTTCAAGAAGAAATAGAGATGCAACAAATCAACACAGATGATCAAGTTGCTGACATATTCACCAAAGGACTAAGCACAATCAAGTATTCGAAATTCAGAACTCAACTAAACCTCGTCAAACGAGAAGAAGCTTAG